The following proteins are encoded in a genomic region of Arachis ipaensis cultivar K30076 chromosome B02, Araip1.1, whole genome shotgun sequence:
- the LOC107627320 gene encoding uncharacterized protein LOC107627320: MKALSVPICRWHKQHFGDMTERIKRFQEEIKKVDDMVSSGHYDGTMEARKRALVRCCKKWYVRQDVYWKQMSRSRHAHEMDRNTKYFHNIALTRRRNNRIESLEINGRIVKNQARIKIAIRDFYKCLYHQEGSPSVSFRDGLVNRLEREEAEGLEVIPSVEEVKEAVWDCESSKALGSDVYNMNFIKMCWNEIEMEFTAAVISFFETARLPAESNITWVALAPKFVGTKEIKDLRPISMVGYVYKVISKFFTRRMRRVMPGLVGESQTAFVKGRKIHDGALIACETRRWASVEHEGHGLESVLARHLYPFWIIENAVKNGRISSLLFGRDNIELSHLQFADDTILFCPSEENTVRNYQRLLRCFEIMSRLSINFEKSNLIPVNCSQEWVSRMCQLLGCQEAALPVRYLGINLGANPRLVKTWKPVLDKVEEKLSLWKAKVLSKAGKLVLIKSVINSLPIYYLSLYKMPNMVARRIIALQRKFFWGKDDGRPGMALVKWEIVQAPKKLGGLGVGDAVVRNTALLFKW, translated from the exons ATGAAAGCACTGTCCGTACCGATATGCAGATGGCATAAGCAGCACTTTGGGGACATGACTGAGAGGATAAAGAGATTTCAGGAAGAAATAAAGAAGGTGGATGATATGGTTAGTAGTGGCCACTATGATGGTACAATGGAGGCAAGGAAAAGGGCATTAGTGCGATGTTGTAAGAAGTGGTATGTGAGACAAGATGTTTACTGGAAGCAAATGTCAAGATCTCGGCATGCTCACGAGATGGATAGGAACACAAAATATTTTCACAATATTGCTTTGACAAGAAGAAGGAATAACCGTATTGAATCCTTGGAGATTAATGGGAGGATAGTGAAGAATCAAGCAAGGATCAAAATTGCTATAAGGGATTTTTATAAATGTTTGTACCACCAAGAAGGTTCCCCAAGTGTGAGCTTCAGGGATGGATTAGTCAATCGATTGGAGAGGGAGGAAGCAGAAGGCTTAGAGGTGATACCATCAGTGGAGGAGGTGAAAGAGGCAGTGTGGGATTGTGAATCTTCTAAGGCTCTAGGGAGTGATGTGTACAACATGAACTTTATAAAAATGTGCTGGAACGAGATAGAAATGGAGTTCACTGCAGCTGTGATAAGTTTTTTTGAGACAGCAAGACTACCAGCAGAATCTAATATCACATGGGTAGCGTTGGCGCCAAAATTTGTTGGGACAAAAGAGATTAAAGATCTAAGACCTATCAGCATGGTTGGTTATGTATATAAAGTTATCTCTAAATTTTTTACTCGAAGAATGAGGCGTGTGATGCCAGGTTTGGTTGGGGAATCACAGACAGCCTTTGTGAAGGGGAGGAAGATCCATGATGGAGCCTTAATTGCATGTGAAACG AGAAGATGGGCTTCGGTAGAACATGAAGGGCATGGATTAGAGAGTGTGTTAGCTCGGCATCTATATCCATTCTG GATAATTGAAAATGCAGTAAAGAACGGACGAATATCTTCACTCTTATTCGGGAGGGATAATATAGAGTTGTCACACCTACAATTTGCTGATGACACTATATTATTCTGTCCGTCGGAAGAGAATACAGTGAGAAACTATCAGAGACTACTGAGGTGCTTTGAAATTATGTCTAGAttgagcattaattttgaaaagtccAACTTGATACCAGTGAATTGTAGCCAGGAGTGGGTTAGCCGGATGTGTCAGTTACTAGGGTGCCAGGAGGCAGCCTTACCAGTGAGGTATCTTGGCATTAACCTGGGAGCAAATCCCCGATTGGTGAAAACTTGGAAGCCGGTTTTAGATAAGGTGGAGGAGAAACTGAGTTTGTGGAAAGCAAAGGTGCTTAGTAAGGCTGGAAAGCTAGTGCTCATCAAGTCGGTGATCAACAGTCTACCTATTTATTACCTGAGCTTATATAAGATGCCAAATATGGTTGCACGTAGAATCATTGCCTTGCAGAGGAAGTTCTTCTGGGGAAAGGATGATGGAAGACCGGGTATGGCTCTCGTGAAGTGGGAGATAGTCCAGGCTCCAAAGAAGCTGGGAGGGTTGGGAGTGGGTGATGCAGTTGTCCGTAACACTGCCTTACTGTTCAAATGGTAG
- the LOC107627319 gene encoding uncharacterized protein LOC107627319 produces the protein MLDLVETKKEMVTKFDAVRIWGSDSAGWEFVSSIGASGGLLLIWDETVFKLNNCYKEDRWMCVEGVVVKDNFYCAICLVYGPLVRTEKSSLWEELSYITGLCQVPFCYLGDFNKILHLEERKGATTLSASAEDFRTWINDMELIDLPLNDRKYTWFRGQSCSRIDRSLVSLGWLEVYPETCLKGGPRGLSDHCPLIMEDSRIFAGPRPFRSLDSWFTHEGFLRMVNDE, from the coding sequence ATGTTGGATTTGGTAGAAACAAAGAAAGAGATGGTGACTAAGTTTGATGCAGTTCGTATATGGGGAAGTGACAGTGCGGGTTGGGAGTTTGTAAGTTCAATTGGAGCTTCTGGAGGGTTATTATTAATATGGGATGAAACAGTTTTCAAGCTGAATAACTGTTATAAAGAGGATAGATGGATGTGTGTAGAAGGAGTTGTGgtaaaagataatttttattgTGCTATTTGCTTAGTGTATGGACCGCTTGTGAGAACTGAAAAGAGCTCATTGTGGGAAGAACTGAGCTACATTACAGGACTGTGTCAGGTGCCTTTTTGTTATTTGGgggattttaataaaattttgcatttggaagaaagaaaaggagcGACAACTTTATCGGCATCTGCGGAAGATTTTAGAACATGGATAAATGACATGGAGTTGATCGATTTGCCACTAAATGATCGAAAGTATACATGGTTCAGAGGACAGTCATGTAGTCGTATTGACCGGAGTCTAGTTTCGTTGGGGTGGCTTGAGGTATACCCGGAGACTTGTCTGAAGGGAGGCCCGAGAGGCTTATCGGATCACTGCCCTTTAATAATGGAAGACAGCAGGATATTTGCTGGCCCAAGACCATTCCGAAGTTTGGACTCGTGGTTCACACATGAAGGGTTTCTCAGAATGGTGAATGACGAATAG